One window of Botrimarina mediterranea genomic DNA carries:
- a CDS encoding DUF1559 domain-containing protein, translated as MKPVRRGFTLVELLVVIAIIGILVALLLPAVQAARESARRAQCINGLKQLALAVHLHHDAKNAVPVSARPVGLTTAPRIAAMTHLLFYLEEGNVRNTFDLDKNWGHIDNRPAVNTVISVLNCPSTPESPNRLDGLPEVNPWTPEVGVPTDYSPTVWVDKRLLEADLVDRTNNADGLANDEPGIMEYNNPKSSFRNVTDGLSKTVLLAESAGRPYLYRKGKKISSDLVQARVNGGGWCRPASDILVVGVAADGTAQVGPRAINATNGFDIVESGYPHPVQSTFGTSQTYAFHPSIANHAMGDGSVRSLNEDLDIRQYARLVSRAGGEISKD; from the coding sequence ATGAAACCAGTCCGTCGCGGCTTCACCTTAGTGGAGTTGCTCGTTGTGATCGCGATCATAGGGATTTTGGTCGCGCTTCTGTTGCCCGCCGTTCAGGCGGCGCGTGAATCGGCCCGTCGGGCGCAATGCATCAACGGCCTGAAGCAGCTCGCGTTGGCCGTCCACTTGCACCACGACGCCAAGAACGCCGTCCCGGTCAGCGCCCGGCCGGTGGGACTGACAACGGCGCCGCGCATCGCCGCGATGACCCATCTGTTGTTCTATCTAGAAGAGGGCAATGTTCGGAACACCTTCGACCTCGATAAGAACTGGGGCCACATCGACAACCGACCCGCCGTGAACACCGTGATCTCGGTGCTCAACTGCCCTTCGACTCCCGAGAGCCCCAATCGGCTGGACGGTCTACCGGAGGTCAACCCTTGGACACCCGAGGTTGGCGTCCCCACCGACTACTCCCCGACGGTGTGGGTCGATAAGCGGCTACTCGAGGCTGATCTGGTGGACCGGACCAACAACGCCGACGGCCTCGCGAACGACGAGCCCGGCATCATGGAGTACAACAATCCCAAGTCGTCGTTCCGCAACGTCACCGATGGGCTGTCCAAGACGGTATTGCTCGCCGAGTCGGCAGGGCGCCCTTACCTCTACCGTAAAGGCAAGAAGATTTCTTCAGACCTCGTGCAGGCCCGCGTCAACGGCGGCGGCTGGTGCCGGCCGGCCTCGGACATCCTGGTGGTCGGTGTAGCAGCCGACGGGACGGCGCAGGTCGGCCCGCGTGCGATCAACGCGACCAACGGCTTCGACATCGTCGAAAGTGGCTACCCCCACCCGGTGCAGAGCACGTTCGGTACCAGTCAAACGTACGCGTTCCACCCGAGCATCGCTAACCACGCTATGGGCGACGGCTCGGTGCGTTCGCTGAACGAAGACCTCGACATCCGTCAGTACGCCCGCCTGGTGTCCCGAGCCGGTGGTGAGATCTCGAAGGACTGA
- a CDS encoding DNA polymerase III subunit beta: MSVATSCAASVVAVSPAGRAHDAPAVATCDRKALLEALTLACKVAPRRSPKPVLQNVRLAFSGSEGVTVYATDLEQSLSVHVTRCDVSQSGAFLAPARELLAVVRDSADVVIKLDAYRGRVHVVGDNTFAELTPAGAGAGVTVDDYPAPVAAGADWLGAVNVDAASLLELIRGTIGATDTESSRYALGGSLFQLEPPTELEAETRRAAGLAPVATLLAIGTDGRRLHRIACDVVDFDAAEGAFSGVDTIPPARSLKTLAAALKGRTDSVTFAKTRDAVTFSAESFTFSSRLLEGRYPRWRDVVPSRLESFKVSATVGELAAALKAAKVATSEENRGVDFTFGSQAIALEVEEGPRDARRCTFSRRLAAVTPSCGTVEVTLDPRYVLDFLAVLDKRQAVEVETVDCDSAVVLRAHNALAVVMPLARDRN, encoded by the coding sequence ATGTCCGTCGCTACTTCCTGCGCTGCCTCTGTCGTTGCTGTCTCGCCCGCCGGTCGTGCTCACGACGCCCCCGCGGTGGCCACGTGCGATCGCAAGGCGCTGCTTGAGGCGCTTACGCTCGCCTGCAAGGTCGCCCCGCGTCGCTCCCCTAAGCCGGTTCTGCAGAACGTCCGCTTGGCGTTCTCGGGATCGGAAGGGGTGACGGTATACGCTACCGACCTAGAGCAATCGCTCTCGGTGCACGTGACGCGTTGCGACGTCTCGCAATCGGGCGCCTTCCTGGCGCCTGCCCGCGAGCTCTTGGCGGTCGTTCGCGACTCGGCCGACGTCGTCATCAAGCTGGACGCCTACCGCGGCCGCGTTCACGTTGTCGGCGACAATACGTTCGCCGAGCTCACGCCCGCCGGCGCCGGCGCCGGCGTGACAGTCGATGATTACCCCGCGCCCGTGGCGGCGGGCGCCGATTGGCTCGGCGCCGTGAACGTCGACGCGGCAAGCCTGCTCGAGCTGATCCGCGGGACGATCGGCGCCACCGATACCGAGTCGAGCCGCTACGCGCTCGGCGGTTCGCTCTTCCAACTCGAGCCGCCTACCGAGCTCGAGGCGGAGACGCGGCGGGCCGCTGGCTTGGCGCCGGTCGCTACGCTCTTGGCGATCGGCACCGACGGGCGCCGATTGCATCGCATCGCCTGCGATGTCGTCGACTTTGACGCGGCCGAGGGCGCGTTCTCGGGCGTTGATACGATCCCCCCGGCGCGGTCGCTCAAGACGCTAGCGGCCGCGCTCAAGGGCCGCACGGATAGCGTCACGTTCGCCAAGACGCGCGACGCGGTGACGTTCTCGGCCGAGTCGTTCACGTTCTCCAGCCGCCTACTCGAGGGCCGCTATCCGCGCTGGCGCGACGTCGTGCCGTCGCGGCTGGAGTCGTTCAAGGTCTCGGCCACCGTCGGCGAGCTCGCCGCGGCGCTCAAGGCCGCCAAGGTCGCGACGTCCGAAGAGAATCGGGGCGTCGACTTCACGTTCGGTAGCCAAGCGATCGCCCTAGAGGTCGAAGAGGGGCCGCGCGACGCCCGCCGCTGCACGTTCTCGCGACGCCTGGCGGCTGTCACGCCAAGCTGCGGCACGGTCGAGGTTACGCTCGACCCGCGCTATGTTCTCGACTTCCTGGCCGTTCTCGACAAGCGCCAAGCGGTCGAGGTTGAAACGGTCGACTGCGACAGCGCCGTCGTGCTCCGCGCCCACAACGCGCTAGCGGTCGTGATGCCGCTAGCCCGCGACCGCAACTAG